In the Balearica regulorum gibbericeps isolate bBalReg1 chromosome 3, bBalReg1.pri, whole genome shotgun sequence genome, ttgcAATACACTGACCTACCAAACCAGTAGTGCTAAAATTATATAGAAGCTAAATCTCCTTAGAAAGAGCTTCCAAATTTCACTTTAAGGCGTGAGCTGATTTTTGTGGGACTAGCATGTGTATAGCCCTTGCTCAGACATCACAGAAGTGTCATTTCAGTAGTTAGCAAGAGCATTAACAGGTTGCTGCTAACCTAGTGAATTCCAGGTTTTGTATACATCCTAAAAGTGACAGTTTGTGAATCAAAGATACTTACTGATAATACAGGATTAAAAATCATAGATGATACTTTATATACACTCAAAGTCTGCAAGATAGTTGTGCTTAAACAACATAACTCACTGGAACAACATTGGAAGGCACAGTGGTAATGTGAAAATAATTGTATTGgggggaaaaccagaaaatgacaGGTTTTAAATGtcgggtccccccccccccccccagctgagACTGAGTTTAATCATATGAACTCTGCTCCTCTGACCCCTCTACCCCATACTAATCCTGGTTGAGACGCATTGTAGATTACAATACATCCATCGTATGTGCACTCTAACATGCTAAAATGAACCTGCATAAGCCTGAAGGGAATTTGAATTGATTAGTCTAATTTACTAGGGCAGGATGCATTTTGTGGGCATAAGCATTCCAGCCAAGTGaaattcttgaaataaatacatttattggaGGAAAATTACTTCTCTTAGTTTTATGAATTAAGACTGCATTTTGTTCTCCATATTTGGTTATAAAAaacttttcttcagttctgtttgCAGTATagtgtatttattatttctttagctGCCTTAAGACTTCTCTGACTACTAGGCTAATACTGTTTTTAGGAGTTTTAGAGAAGGTTTTATTTGGGAAGATAGTTGTGACTGACTTTGCCCATCTTTCTTGCACTGTCTTCGATAGGAAACTGGCATAGGCAAAACAGTTAACAGTTTTAGGAAACATGCAGCTGCTGGGAATGTAGCTAAAACCCTGgtaaaacaatggaaaaaacttATTCCTCCAGGAAATAAAAGGTAGGTGTGAACTAgcctttttctaaaaattaattatactgTGATGTAACTTTACAGAATGCAACTTGGAAAGCTTAGGAAAGTGTTTGGAATGACAAATATGCATTAGAACAAATGTGTAAATTgaatggaagaaattaatatttcttttataaaatatcagaaaacaaatcagagCAGTAAGCATTGATCAACTAGCCAGCCAGCACCCAAAGACTTCAACTGCCTTTTTTGACTGGCACAAGTTCTTAGGTCGCAGCTGATGCAAGCAGGACTAAGCCAGTGATGGGTACTGCTCTGTGCTTCTTCAGGGAAGTGAAAAGCttgcccttttttccccagagtggTGGCTAAATGAGGCAGCTCTCCAATGATTTGGTTGTGTAGAGGATTTGCCTATAATGTTCTTGTGGACTGAGAGAGGCTTCCAATATTGGAGGAGTCACACTGAAGAGATGCGATTTCTTCTTAGAATGAAGCAGCCATCACTGCCATGGCCAGGCTGACTGCGCTTTAGATAAATTGTCAGAGGTCTGCAAAACAAGGCAGTTGAGCTGAGAAAGCCAAATGTATAGATGGACTAAATAGTACATTTTAAATCTGAAGTTGTTCAAACAACAAGAAAGTGAAATACCAGAACCTGTGATAAGCAAAGCATAAAGGCTGACCTGTTGTAATCTGTATCACCTACAGAACATGTTGTAAGTTCTCTCCTAGTTATTTGAAGAACCAGGTCTGTTATAAAGCATAACTTGTGTAAAAAGTGGTATCCAATGCATCATAAACAAATAGTAGTCAGGTGTGTTTTCCTACTGATGGTTATGTCCCTACTCCCCACTTGTCTTGCTGTCAATTCTTGTAGCAGTATTTAGTGGTGCTGGATGCAAGAGCTGCTCCTCTGGGATTCTGTACTGATAATGGAAGAATAagagcacagcagagcacagtTCTGGGTCTTGTAAAATTATGACACGTGGTATGATTTAATGCTTTTAGTTTTACTAGCATAGATAAACATTGATTGTTAAAGAATTTAGCATCAGACGTAGCATTggatctgattatttttttttgggggggtgtgtgtgttgcAGTGgtcacagaggaagaaaacaaaatattgaaaaagatGAGACAAAATCTTGCATTTCCAAGGAGATTAAGCCTTCAGAGAAGTCCAAAGCATCTGTACTGTCCTCCAGAAGCTCCAATAGTGCTCCCATTTCTAAAAAGTTGAATAAGCAGCATACTTGTAGTGAAAAGACCCATCGAAGTAGAGATTCAAAGTCTCAAAAAGAATGTGGTAATAAAGAATGTAGCAGCAGTGGTTCTAAGCATGCTTCGCAGGGTACTAATCCTCAAGCTAAAGAAAGTAACTTCAAAGAGACAACCTGTGCACACAGCaagaaagtttcagaaaagcagtgTTCCTCTGTAGTTAATAAAGACTTATCACTCCTGAAGGAAAAGCCTAGTGAGGATGTTTCCAAACAGAGAAATCCTAAGCAAGtgaagaaaccaaaacaaaaacttgtCATAAAAACCAAAGCTGAATTACCTAGTGATGAGGAATTTGAGCCCCCTACTATGTCTTTTGAATCTTATCTGAATTATGATCaagttaccaaaaaaagaaagaggaaggctTGTTCTACAGGTGAACGGCCAAAGAAGTGCAGCGAACAGAAGAACAGCTCATTACCACACAAGACTTCAAAATTTTCCCGTGCaaaagagggaggagaagatgtaaaaaaatgtgAGGATGATCAATCAGAAACTCCCAATAAAAAGGTAAACCACTGCATGGTTGAGATAACAACAAATAAACTGCAGATGAATAAGtgctttggttttttattttcagtgaaattcagctgtatttattttaagcaacaTTGCATGGCTCTGGCATATCAGCTGCATTGAAGTTGCCAATAATTGCAATAATTGGGGCAAAAAAGATTGTTTATTGGATACTGGCAGTTTAGAATCAACTTGTCTTGTATTTTTAGAATGATTTCCAATATGGCAATAGTTTTTGATCAATATCAGGTAATCTGCTTTTTACCTGCAAACTAAAGGTACTTACCTTTGGAAAGACGTCCCCTTCTTCCATTCTTTGCCAGCCTGGTTTGTAACTGTAGCAGCTGCTTGTGTATAGCACAGTCATTTTGTCAGATGCTGTGGTTCTGTAATAGTGAATGTTAAGGTCTGCAGTAGAActgaactttcttcttttaatgcattgaagtaaacaaaaataGCTTGTATGTGTTTGTAAAGCGAAGTGTCTAGTCACTTGAAGTGGAAGAAGCTTAAGTAGCTCCTCTGAGCCAAGGAAGACCTAAACGTGTATTAATTAGACCTTTTAAATGAAGCCCTTCTGTGCACTGGGAATTAGAGGTCTCTTCAGTCTTTTATCTTTACTGTGATGTAAAAGCTCCAGGCTTTCTTTATTGTGGAAGATCTGCAATCTGAATATGGTATTTTCTGTCCCAAATGGAGAGATATTAATGTAGAGGCTTGTGTATAACACTCTAGcataaactgagaaaaaaatcttggatGTTTAAGCAGTTGTGAAAAGTTATTAAAGATACTAAAATGAAGTTCAGGGAGATGCAGGTTTTGGGCTGTAAGTGCCTGGCTTACAATGGAAGGACACCTAAGACCCAATTTAGATGTGGCACATAATGCCGAGCATTTGTAAGGACCTGTACTTACTGGACTGCTGCATCTTTAAATCCCTTTTTAAGGGATGATCTGTGAAAATTTTACGCTAAATGGCTTATGCAGCACAAGACCTGATAGAACCAGGTATAAAGCTGTTTCTTGTCTCTTGGCATGGCATTTAGTTTGCCTTTAAACATTTAATTGTGGTTTTGTCATCTCGcgtttttttctgattcattgCATGCCTTTAACCTCAATAGTGATTTATCTGAAAGCCTGTTAGCTGAACACATCTACTCTGTTCTTTGATCTCTTTTTATGCACTGATTGCAGATATCCCACTAAGATCCTTTTGTGATGTAGTCTTGGTAAGTAGAGTATGAAAGGATATGCTGAAAAGTAATCCAGTGAGTAAATTTTAGGGCAGAAAAGCAGTAATTCTAGTTATCCTAGTTAACGTTGAGGTTTGCTtaagagttgggttttttgtagCTTATTTTAAGCCTCAGTAAACCCAAATTTGTAATGTTGCATCAATGTTTCCTTTACTGTGCACAGGCCAAGGTGGCATCTCTCCAAGATCTTCTTAATACTCCACTGCCTAAATTTCTGACAGGCATCTCAATCTCATCTCCCCCATATGCTGCAGACTTTAAAGGTAAGTAGTATGCAAGGCTGATAAATGTAAATCAGTGCAGGTTTTTTACAGCTCTATGTAGAGATGTCTTTATCCACTTTCCTAACAAACTGTATTAGCTCATCTGTCCATGGCAAAGAAATGCcttgtctttgctttctcaTCTGTAGAAATAATATTGATGCTGAAGGGAGTTATAAAGGCTTCCCTCTTATGGCTTgctgaataaagaaataaaggttaCCACAGATGTAAAGAAGGCACAGATCAGGTGGTAGTTCTACAGGCTCCATTTGTCTTTACTCCTGTGTATACCTTATAGCAGGCAAAGccttagaaattattttgggtAAAACAAATATAGGAGGCACTAGGTGTAGCTTTGGCGTAGGAACTTGCTACTATCTTTATAGGTAGGTGTCACAAAGTGCCAGTGGTGCCCCTAGCAGCTCTTGTGAAGTTTCAGTGGTTTCATCTCACTCTGGTCTTGAAACATCACTGCTATTGCAGCTTCTGGCTTAACTCTGGGATAATTCAGGAAGATCAGTAATGTGCTGTAGACTGGTATCAGAGCAATCTAGATGTGAATACAGCTCACGTAGGGCTGAGCTAAATAACGTAAGGCTGGtttgagctgctgcagctcactTGCAACTTGTCTTGGTGTTAGATGATGATGAATGGACTTCTGTAACGTATAGTACGTGTAAGGGCCAGAACTGTGCTGTGGTAACTttgtatttcaagaaaaatgaatatacaTGTGTCCTACCAGCTGTGTTTCTCTCAAAGCTGAATGTTTAAAGCATTGTAAAAtgtcaggagaaaaaggaaacccTGCCTGATGTTTTGTTTGCACCTTCCCTAGCACCTGTTGTAGAAGCGCCCCAGCAAGTCAGTGAGACAGTTCAATTCACAGGACGGAGACTGAACTCTAAAATGCAAGTTTACTCCGGCTCTAAAATGGTCTGTCTTTCAAAGATGCTTACACTGTATGAACAGTGCATCCGTGTGCTTCAAAATAATATTGATTGTGAGTACTTTTAAGGGATTTGTAGCAGGCTGTGCCTGAAAGTgcatcagttttctttttttttctccataccAACAACTGGCCTAAAAGACATTGCCCCTCCCTACTGGCAGCAAC is a window encoding:
- the LOC104642922 gene encoding elongin-A-like, whose protein sequence is MTEVGSTARRVLELKERLGCAQEPAEIIKTLKVLQDLDISLDILVETGIGKTVNSFRKHAAAGNVAKTLVKQWKKLIPPGNKSGHRGRKQNIEKDETKSCISKEIKPSEKSKASVLSSRSSNSAPISKKLNKQHTCSEKTHRSRDSKSQKECGNKECSSSGSKHASQGTNPQAKESNFKETTCAHSKKVSEKQCSSVVNKDLSLLKEKPSEDVSKQRNPKQVKKPKQKLVIKTKAELPSDEEFEPPTMSFESYLNYDQVTKKRKRKACSTGERPKKCSEQKNSSLPHKTSKFSRAKEGGEDVKKCEDDQSETPNKKAKVASLQDLLNTPLPKFLTGISISSPPYAADFKASLAPVVEAPQQVSETVQFTGRRLNSKMQVYSGSKMVCLSKMLTLYEQCIRVLQNNIDSLHEVGGVPFEILEPVLTRCTPEQLFRIEECNPTFAEESDHLWKNHCQRDFKNESLLEYESWREMYLRLFNQREEKLKMLTKNILSAQSEKPKGRQVKMAYMTSAAKPPRNIRRQQEIYGTAGPVTQFHPIEKCKTRIPERDRNNTSSNPIPTSNSGSSSSSIMTQDGKKPIKKIAPIMRKTLKALKNRAGRR